One Nitrospira sp. DNA window includes the following coding sequences:
- a CDS encoding Protein translocase subunit SecA, with the protein MLTQVLNILFGSKNDREIKALRPIVERINGLESSLTPLSDQALADKTQDFKKRLEAGETLDDILPEAFAVCREMSRRRLNMRHFDVQLIGGMILNKGRIAEMKTGEGKTLVATLPLYLNALEGKGAHLVTVNDYLAKRDAQWMAQLYSALGLSVGVIQHDASFLYDPTYEAADKRLQHLRPCSRQEAYRADITYGTNNEYGFDYLRDNLIVSDLSQCVQRPLNFAIVDEVDSILIDEARTPLIISGPTDQTTDLYYRINAIIPQLKPEQDYTIEEKTKTASLTEEGNIRVEKLLGVENLYDLQHMDLVHHVVKALQAYALYKRDVDYVVKDGEVIIVDEFTGRLMPGRRWSDGLHQAVEAKEGVKIANENQTLASVTFQNYFRMYKKLAGMTGTADTEAGEFAKIYNLDVNVVPTNRAMIRKDYADVVFRTEKEKFTAIVEEIKECHERGQPVLVGTISIEKSERLAGYLSRHGIKHNVLNAKFHEKEAEIIAQAGRKGAVTIATNMAGRGTDILLGGNADFLFKRILYQDETLTDARKLEIFEEIKADCEKDKQEVVALGGLHILGTERHESRRIDNQLRGRAGRQGDPGSSRFYLSLEDDLMRIFASERVSQLMLKLGMEEGVPIEHGMVTRAIANAQKKVEAHNFEIRKQLLEYDDVMNKQREVIYQHRHAVLAGEHIQQDIHDMMKDVVQAFVDTYCPADQYQEEWDYDGLGEALQGQFALDITRGRGSVAEHFKDVGRDALIEEIHQQVRLAYDHKEQELGSELMRYLEKMLLLQVIDHHWKDHLLGMDHLRDGIGLRGYGQKDPLIEYKREGFDMFSTMMDRIKSDVLERMFRVQAVRGEQPPPVQAPPPPPRLVLNRSDEPALQSAHRPADKVGRNDPCPCGSGKKYKKCHGA; encoded by the coding sequence ATGCTGACGCAAGTACTGAACATCCTATTCGGAAGCAAAAACGACCGCGAGATCAAGGCCTTGCGCCCGATCGTCGAGCGGATCAACGGACTCGAATCGAGCCTCACGCCCCTGTCGGACCAGGCGCTGGCCGACAAGACGCAGGACTTCAAGAAACGCCTCGAGGCAGGAGAGACGCTGGACGACATTCTGCCCGAGGCCTTCGCGGTCTGTCGGGAAATGTCCCGACGCCGGCTGAACATGCGGCATTTCGACGTGCAGTTGATCGGCGGCATGATTCTGAACAAGGGCCGGATCGCCGAAATGAAAACCGGCGAGGGCAAGACCCTGGTCGCCACCCTTCCACTCTATTTGAATGCACTGGAAGGGAAAGGGGCCCATCTCGTCACGGTCAACGATTACCTGGCCAAACGGGACGCGCAATGGATGGCGCAACTCTACAGCGCGCTCGGCCTCTCCGTGGGAGTCATTCAGCACGACGCCTCCTTTCTCTACGATCCGACCTATGAAGCGGCCGACAAGCGCCTGCAACATCTGAGGCCCTGCAGCAGGCAGGAAGCCTATCGTGCCGACATCACCTACGGCACCAACAACGAGTACGGCTTCGATTACCTTCGCGACAACCTGATCGTCAGCGACCTGAGTCAATGCGTCCAGCGCCCGTTGAACTTCGCCATCGTGGACGAAGTCGACAGCATCCTGATCGATGAAGCACGGACGCCCTTGATCATCTCCGGACCGACCGACCAAACCACGGATCTGTATTACCGCATCAACGCGATCATCCCGCAGCTCAAGCCGGAACAGGACTATACGATCGAGGAAAAGACCAAAACCGCCTCGCTCACGGAAGAGGGCAACATCCGTGTGGAAAAACTGCTCGGGGTCGAGAACCTCTACGACCTCCAACACATGGATCTCGTACACCACGTCGTGAAGGCGCTGCAGGCCTATGCCCTCTACAAGCGCGACGTGGACTATGTGGTGAAGGACGGCGAGGTCATCATCGTCGACGAGTTTACCGGCCGGTTGATGCCTGGCCGCCGCTGGAGCGACGGATTGCACCAGGCCGTGGAAGCCAAGGAAGGCGTGAAAATCGCCAACGAGAACCAGACGTTGGCCTCCGTGACCTTCCAGAACTATTTCCGCATGTACAAGAAGCTCGCCGGCATGACCGGCACGGCCGATACGGAAGCCGGGGAATTCGCCAAGATCTACAATCTGGACGTGAACGTCGTCCCGACCAACCGGGCCATGATCCGCAAGGACTATGCGGACGTGGTCTTCCGCACGGAAAAGGAAAAGTTCACCGCGATCGTCGAAGAGATCAAGGAATGTCATGAACGCGGTCAGCCGGTGCTGGTCGGCACGATCTCCATCGAAAAGTCCGAGCGGCTGGCGGGATATTTGAGCCGCCACGGCATCAAGCACAACGTCCTCAATGCCAAATTTCACGAAAAGGAAGCGGAGATCATCGCACAAGCCGGTCGTAAGGGCGCGGTCACCATCGCCACCAACATGGCGGGCCGCGGCACGGACATTCTCCTGGGCGGCAATGCCGACTTCCTGTTCAAACGGATCCTCTACCAGGACGAAACCCTGACGGACGCCCGCAAGCTGGAGATCTTCGAGGAGATCAAGGCCGATTGCGAAAAGGATAAGCAAGAGGTCGTGGCATTGGGCGGACTGCATATCCTCGGCACCGAGCGGCACGAGAGCCGCCGCATCGACAACCAGCTTCGTGGCCGCGCAGGCCGTCAAGGCGATCCCGGCTCCTCACGCTTCTACCTGTCGCTCGAAGACGACCTGATGCGCATCTTCGCCTCCGAGCGTGTCTCGCAGTTGATGCTCAAGCTGGGCATGGAAGAAGGCGTGCCGATCGAGCACGGCATGGTCACACGCGCCATCGCCAACGCACAGAAAAAGGTCGAGGCGCACAACTTCGAAATCCGCAAACAACTCCTCGAATATGACGACGTGATGAACAAACAGCGGGAGGTGATCTACCAGCACCGCCACGCCGTGCTGGCCGGGGAACATATCCAGCAGGATATCCACGACATGATGAAGGACGTGGTGCAGGCCTTCGTGGACACCTACTGTCCGGCCGACCAGTACCAGGAAGAATGGGACTACGACGGTCTCGGCGAAGCGCTGCAGGGTCAATTCGCCCTGGACATCACCCGAGGCCGCGGCAGCGTGGCCGAGCACTTCAAGGACGTCGGCCGGGATGCCCTGATCGAGGAGATCCACCAGCAGGTTCGCCTGGCCTATGACCACAAAGAGCAGGAACTCGGCTCAGAGTTGATGCGGTATCTGGAAAAGATGCTGCTCCTCCAAGTGATCGACCACCATTGGAAAGATCACCTGTTGGGCATGGATCACCTGCGCGACGGGATCGGCCTGCGCGGTTACGGACAAAAAGATCCGTTGATCGAATACAAGCGCGAAGGCTTCGACATGTTCTCCACCATGATGGACCGCATCAAATCGGATGTGCTGGAGCGGATGTTCCGCGTGCAGGCCGTCAGGGGCGAGCAGCCGCCGCCGGTTCAAGCCCCGCCGCCACCGCCTCGCCTGGTGCTCAATCGCAGCGACGAACCGGCATTGCAAAGCGCCCACCGCCCGGCCGACAAGGTCGGCCGCAACGATCCCTGCCCCTGCGGCAGCGGCAAGAAATACAAGAAATGCCATGGGGCGTGA
- a CDS encoding TPR repeat protein, whose amino-acid sequence MQRAACFRPNLLTCLPLFCLVVSFFTFESSAATSVESARRSYERGVTLFREGDADGAIEALKKAIAQNPKLAEAYHVLGLVYFQSKRNPDEAIQAYKQSLKLGPPSAEILNDLADVYLAQGRGTDAEATLRQVLDIAPGNEEAHLDLARLYEERHDRTNAVKMYRSLLRVRPDHAEALYHLANLYDSQGDLKMAREQLTRLTQANPRHADAWYLLGRLAERGNDLHAAAAAFQQAIAVKPDLVDAHYNLAFVYRSQGLLPEAEREFLEVVRYRPEYAEAHLNLGMVYTSLNRLDEAEKEHERAIALKPNSAEAHYNLGVFYELHRKDMVRALAQYRRYRDLGGRDERVERIIGLGGS is encoded by the coding sequence ATGCAGCGAGCAGCCTGTTTCCGGCCTAACCTTCTCACATGCCTTCCGCTCTTCTGTCTTGTCGTTTCCTTTTTCACGTTCGAGTCATCGGCAGCCACATCCGTTGAATCGGCCAGGCGCAGTTATGAACGGGGCGTCACGCTCTTTCGCGAGGGCGATGCCGACGGCGCGATCGAGGCGCTGAAGAAGGCGATCGCCCAGAATCCGAAATTGGCCGAGGCGTACCATGTGTTGGGACTGGTCTACTTCCAGAGCAAGCGCAATCCGGATGAGGCGATTCAGGCGTACAAACAGTCGCTGAAGTTGGGCCCGCCGTCGGCGGAGATCCTCAATGACCTGGCCGATGTGTACCTCGCGCAGGGACGGGGGACCGACGCGGAGGCGACGCTGCGGCAGGTCCTGGATATCGCGCCGGGAAACGAAGAGGCCCATCTGGATTTGGCGCGGCTCTATGAAGAACGGCATGATCGTACGAACGCCGTGAAGATGTATCGATCCTTGCTGAGGGTGCGGCCCGACCATGCGGAGGCCCTGTACCATCTGGCCAATCTCTACGACAGCCAAGGCGACCTCAAGATGGCTCGGGAGCAACTCACCCGCCTCACGCAGGCGAATCCACGGCATGCCGATGCCTGGTATCTGCTCGGGCGCCTTGCCGAGCGGGGAAACGACTTGCACGCGGCGGCTGCCGCCTTTCAGCAAGCCATTGCGGTAAAGCCGGATCTGGTCGATGCCCATTACAACCTGGCCTTCGTCTACCGGAGTCAGGGGCTGTTACCGGAAGCCGAGCGAGAGTTTCTGGAAGTGGTCCGGTACCGCCCCGAATATGCGGAGGCCCATTTGAATTTGGGGATGGTCTATACCAGCTTGAATCGATTGGACGAGGCGGAGAAGGAGCATGAACGGGCCATCGCCCTCAAACCCAATTCGGCGGAGGCTCACTACAACCTCGGGGTCTTTTACGAACTCCACCGCAAGGACATGGTCAGGGCCCTGGCGCAATATCGGCGGTACCGGGACCTGGGCGGACGGGATGAACGGGTGGAGCGCATCATCGGCCTCGGAGGCTCTTAG